The genomic DNA TAATTACATGTTATAGCCTCACGAGGGCGCCAAAGTGACACCATTCTTACGTTTTAAAACCAAGAGAGATATGAGCTTGAACAAAAAAAACTCAGATTTAAACTTGAAAgtttttgtaatcatattttgAATCTTTGAAAAAGGTGCCTGTGGGTCTGTTGACCAATCAGAAGTGCTGTTGGAAGTTATGTGCGTGTAAAGTTGAAAGAAAGCAGCAGTAGCAGCAGTGTTGCATAACTTGAGTCGTGTTGCGGGAGACTTCATTTCTTACTTCAGGGGAGCAGAATATTTGCTGCAGTTTGAACATGGTGCGGCTTTAATATCTGTACGAGGCAACGTGCTGTACACGATTACATTGTTACTGCAGGAAGGAGAAAAGAAGGCTGGTAACAACAGTATTGGTCATGAAAAAGTCCTCGCTTCAACATTTAAAGTTGTGTTCAGAAGGAACTGCTTGACCTTTCACCCTCAACATAGTTGTTCTAAAATTGTTTCTGgagggtttttttcttttttccttggCTTCCAGGCAAGAATGTGAACTGTCAAAtactttccacacacacacaaacgcacgcacacacacacacgcacacattcaaGTCGAAAGTAAAGCAGAGTTTTATCTTAGTCCTAGACCTAGTCCTACAGGCAGTGTTGGATCAGGTCTAGTCCAAAAGAGCTGCTCCCTTACATACTTGACACGTGCATCAAAGTTTTCCATGTGCGCTGCAGGAGGGGGGACGAGGGTGTGGTCGGGGGGGGGCGGGGTCAGTGCCCACATAGCTGCTCGGCGCGGAGGGAAAGACTCGCTCAGACTCACCGCTCATCGTCATGGCGACGTCGTCCAAGTCGTCGGGGAGCTGCACCAAGGTGGCGCTGGCGCTGTTGGCGCTGTGGTCCGTCGTCTCGCTGGTGGTCATCGTGGTGTGGTCCACGTCTCCGGACCTGAAGGGCTCGGCCCGCTGCCGCCAGGAGCTGCAGGAGAACACGGAGAAGTTGGAGGGGGCCAAGGTGGTGTGGGGCAAGAACAAGGAGGCGCTGGAGGAGCAGCTGGAGGAGGCCAGGCGCCAGCAAAAGCTCCAGGAGGTCCGCGTGGCCGCGCTCCTGGGACGACTCGACGCCGCCAACGCCACTCTGGAGGCCTGCCGTGGCCAGAAGGTGAGTCGCGGACGGTCACGTGACCGGCTTACAAAACAACTCCCGCCAAAGGAAGCTCGGGGTCCAAGATCAGATCCTGTTTGGAACATTCCCGTGTGcatgctgtgtgtgtgcgtgtgtgtacttTTTACCTGGCTTTGACTGACAGCTGCTGGCATCTGATGTTATCAAATGGCCTTCAGCGGTCATGTCATAAGCTCCGCCTCCAAAGGGCATGTCAGGATGTGATTCCCTTAGGATGGAACAAACTAATCAATGCACAGAAACCACTGACCACACCCGGCACCCCCACCCACCAAAAACCTTAGCATCCtagcatgccccccccccccttcaggCTGAGTAAATAACGGTAAAGAACGACACAACTTTTCCAGCAGGAATAGCGGAGTGtttgtacacacgcacacacacacatcaacatgCACGTGCACACATCCTCGTGCACTGTGACTCACTCCCCCCTCCCTTCCTCTGGTGACTCATTTTTCCTTCCTATTAAAGAAGCCAGTGTTCCTGCAACTCCCACAATGCAACCGCAGCGTGGCGCTAAGCTAACGCTAGCCAGAGAGCCGCTGCAAAGCATCATGGGCCTGGCTGACATGTGTTGTTGTTgcgtgtctccatggcaacagatAAGCGCCAACCCTGTTTTTCCTCCAGTCGACATGTGTTTTCACTCACTGTCAACTTGGGCCGCTCCGGTGCCAGCCCAGTCTGGTGAGAACCCCTCCGTACCGAGTCTGTTTAGTCCAGTCCAGCAGGCCAGGTCCTGAAACCACCGGAGAGAAAATAATCGAcatagctaaatgctaatcctgTTCCTAATGAACAACATTAAAACTGTGCGTATGTGTTGCAGGCCGTCCTCCTGGCCAACATCAGCATGCTGCAGGAAGAGGCGGAGCATCTGATGCAGGCACAGGTCAACCTGACAGTCCAGCTACAGCATCAAGAAGGTAACATggctttttgacccgggggccgcattgggttaaaaaaaattggccaggggccgggctatatatattttactgtggtttatccgttatatagtgctcaataccggggtagagcggaatatccgttaggtcaggaaaaaacacagaggctatttcatccctacaagcatgtttcgcaggtttccctgctcttctcttatattatatataaaataccCTGAAGAAGCCTCATTGAacaattttataatatatatatatattgtagggatgaaatggcccctgtgttttttcctgacctaacgtagatatatatagtcaaggtttctgtggtgtatCAGTTATACAGTTCTCAATACtgcggggtagagcggaatatacgttagaatcccctgatgagcagggaaaccggcgaaacaggcttgtagggatgatatagcctctgtgttttttcctgacctaacatatatatatatatatatatatatatatatatatatatatatatatatatatatatatatatatatatatatatatatatatatatatatatatatatatatatatacatatatatatatatatgccctgcgatgaggtggcgacttgtccagggtgtaccccgccttccacccgattgtagctgagataggctccagcgccccccgcgaccccgaagggaataagcggtagaaaatggatggatagatatatatatatatatatatatatatatatatatatatatatatatatatatatatatatatatatatatatatatatatatatatatatatatatatatatatatatatatatatatatatatatatatatatatatatatatatatatatacacatacatacatacatacatacatacatacatacatataaatatatatactgtatatattagggctgcaacaactaatcgattaaatcgattaaaatcaattattaaaatagttgccgattaatttagtcatcgattcgttggatctatgctatgcgcagaggttttgttttttgttttttttaatttaaaaaaattttaaacattttttttttttaataaacctttatttataaactgcaacatttacaaacagctgagaaacaataatcagaataagtatggtgccagtatgctgttttttttcaataaaatactggataggatagaaatgtagtttgtctcttttatccgattattaatcgattaatcgaagtaataatcgacagattaatcgattatcaaattaatcgttagttgcagccctaatatatatacattatatataatatatataatatatgtatatatatattatatatatatatatatatatatatatatatatatatacacacattttatatatatatatactgtacattatatatatatacatatatatatacattatacagtatatacacacacatatatatacacacattatatatatacatatacattatatacacacaatatatatatatataatctgtctcattgcagattagacaaattgCCTTTTCCttatactgaaaaaaaaaaaaaagtcatatgtccactgtttaaaaactctacactctgaGTCTATTTTATGTTTCCCCAACGATTTTGCCATTTTTTCCCCTcgtacactaattgactgaaagcgtGATGacatcacgttatcgatgggaaaatgcattcttAGAAAATATGATTTGCCAGCGCAGCGAGGAGACCCCGAGAataacaggcggtagaaaatggaatgatggatgggctagaaaggacatattaaaaaaataaataaatacaactattttatttatttatttattttttactcgggactacctgcgggctggattttggaagCTGGCGGGCcataaccggcccgcaggccgtagtttggggaccacagtGAGAGCATATAcactcaatgacagctaacgtaagctatccaaattgctattattagctaacaacacctcaGGCAaatgcgtgtgcatgtgttacgtacgtacgtaattacATCAAATATGATTCGCCAGAGGGGCTAGGAGAGCCCGAGAGTAACaggcggtataaaatggattgatggatgggctagaaaggacagattaaaaaaaataataattacattttggacgctggcgggccgtatctggcccgtgggccgtagtttggggacccctgccttagaacATCCTGCAGAAACCTGAGGAGAAAGTCTTATGTTAATATAAGAAACGCAGACAAGAAGTTGACGATTCAAAGGCAGCGTCATGTAAACAAACGTACGTGCTTTGTCATCATGTGTCCTCAGAGCTGGCGGAGGCGTTGCAGCACAACCTGACTCAGGCCGACCACCGCACCGAGGCGTGCGTCAGCCTCAAGCAGGCCGCCGACAGCCTCGTCACGGCGGCGCAGGCGCAGACGCGTGCCTGCGAGTCCAACCAGCAGTACCTGCACAAACAGCTGTGAGTAACATCAGCTTAGCCGCACCATGCGAGCAAGGAGGGAGGCTGCTcttgttgccatggaaacacCCTCAGTGTATCCAAAGACagggatgttagccgctaacttGCCATGCCAGTAGCTTCTTTAAGTATCTAGAACACGAGCGTCCacactttttttcaccaagtaacaCCTAAGAAAACAatcggctctccaagtaccaccataaggaccgacattaaaatacagtagcgtagtagacctatgtattcattaaaaacaaggcagaggttttatttaacaagtatatctattatttttggtcattgtaacatcacacacactttgaacagtaacactgtgtttgaataattACCGTACCTTCTAGGCTATAGAGAGCTCCGGTACTTAAGTCGCACCCACCAATTTTTAGAAAAGATAAATATACCCGTACGAAAGAttttgtcaatgtttatttatataccgaattgtttccaaacggtgcctatcacacaaaacagaagtcatcgtcacggacccactagctgcggaaactagctctccaatcagcaaaacagactcaataacttcactGACGttctggtgaatttacgaaactgaaacaatacaaaaagaatgcgcGCTGtgaaattaataatattaataggcACATCATGCTAACAGCGattgcttgattacattatgatagcacgtacaaatatgcatgacaaaACTCATACAGACGCATTGGGCGGTttaataagtaagaattgttttagttatattgtaaaacttacaaaccttgctttAAGTGATGATTAAAGaagccatacgagtagaaacgctgtggacggaTATAGTAGGCAAAACAAGATATACATTCGGGTCAAGgcaggaaacaggaagtacattttcaacccgcagcacctgcagtgagcaaactggtCCAAaccatggcgccatagcacaagcagtaacacaccatttcagggtcgttgttgaaaactatttgttgaatacaaaacattatggccgttagcgaagaaaaatccataaattacctTTTataagcataggaaaaaagtagcggcttattgtgattctttggcataccactagatgtagCCCGCGTACCACGGATCTGTAACTaaagccttagtggccacatgcgtggacaacaccttttagctcttatttccaaaattgtgtacactactgaattggggtcttatggctgcttatgtggacacttatactgccatctggtggtgtcagaagagtataacatacaatggaatttggcaaaaaaaatttaaaaataagaattagcatgtcactaaacatgaagtacacgtttgtgtacttatggactaagtacatcatatcaaaagatgattcttagtttttattgtaattagggaCCAataatagcaaagagaaataagaaaagcatgtaaacaaacagcttgggccttaagaggataAGGTTCTCACCTGACATCACAACAGTTTCCAAGCCGAATGCTAACGCTAACATGCTGCTCTGTGCTCCATTTATTGTGTTGCCGTGGAAACGTGTCAAAGCTTTAATAGTACAGAGGCCCCCCGAGCTGACGTCTATCTCGGAACATTCTTGGAGCTTTTCACAGCTCAGCTCAAATAtttcctcccaaaatagaaactTCATCGTTTTTCTTCCGATGACATCATTGACACGCGTGATGGAGTGTTTGCTtctctcgtgtgtgtgtgtgtgtgtgtgtgcagtcttAAGTGTAAAGAGGCGGAATCAAAAGCACCCGCGCCGCCACAGACGCAGAAGGACCCGGTCAACTCCAACGCCATGTCGCTCGCCGCCATGCCGGCTGTGACGCTGCTGGCGTTCTGCGCCCGCCTCCTGATGACATGTGAGGTCACATGACACCCGAAAGGACAGAATGGTCCCACGATGATGTCACTAGAATCACATCGACACTCTGACGTGTTCTTGatgttgtggtgtgtgtgtgtgtgtgtgcgtgtataggaGGGGCATAAGCAGCAACGACATGACAGCGAACACTGAGGTCCAGGACGAGGGCGGAGCCTGGAGAGACTGCTGTacacaacacacacgcacacccccgcgcacacacacacacacccaccaggCCGAGGAGACGTGTTGCTGCTCGCAACTTCCTGCTTGCTAACCTGCAGAGACACTTTGCTGCCACCAGAGACCGTGTTACGTCATGAACTCGGGCTCAGGTTTATTAACAGATCAATCAAATGTATTGACGCATGTGCCACAGTGACTGTACAGTGCCTCTAGTGGCCTCACCGAGTATTACAACACTAGACCAAAGCTGTAAACATTACGTTGGCGTTCAGTCTGTCATTAATCACTGATTGTAACTTTTTATTCAAACAAGACTTTTAATGCTTTATTTCGAAACGCaccattttaactttttattaaaaCAAGACACTAAGTTTGCTTCATGAGACTTTTTTAATGCTTTATTTTGAAACGCATGGTGCcgcttttttcccatcatgcactttgTTTTGTAACTAATGAAAATGAATGATTAGACATTGCAGACAGTGATCTTATGCATATAGATGCGGTGACAAATAAACGTTTTGAACACTTCTGACTTGTTTTTTTGTGAGGTCTGTCAAGGTTTGATTGACAGCAGTCActcgaaatgttttttttttttttagtgataaGCTAAAGTAGTTTCTCTTCAAATAAATAAGATCATGTCCTTGATTAGCTTTGCTGCACTTTACCCACACTAACTTTGCAAGACTcaatgaagatttaaaaaaaaagtttttcgcgTAAATGTGATATTACTAAAGTGTAGTACTGTACAATAAAAATACTAATTGGTAGCTAGCTATCAAGCTAGCTCGCCAGCCGTTTACAGTATTAACAAACGACCAAAAATGAGTTTCTTTGGCAAGGTAACTTTTTATCCACAAAAACAAACTTGTGTGAAATGTCgacatacaacaatataaaaccTTACCGTCCTCCGAAGAAGATTGTTTGTCACTTTATCCGTGGCGATGGCACCTGCTTCCACCAGCTGTTGGAAGGGAGACTCCATTTCCGGTTTGCCCCACTCACAAATAAAAGCTTTAATCGCCTCAACTTCCGCCCTACTTCAGTATAAAACTCGTCATCACGTGACTGATATCGTTTGAAACGACAATAACAAATACGCCACATTTATATAAGTATTTTAAGTTTTAATATACTCAATGTACAAACTGTGGCCGTTTATTGTACTGCAGGCAATGTTTAATAAATGAATATTCCTAAAAAAGAAGAGAAGCGGTGTCATTAAAATGTTGTATTGCATTGAATGTGACGTAACTTCCTGTCTGTATTATTCTCTTGACTGTTACACCCTTTTTGGCGCTCACGCTACTTTAGTTTTGCAAAAAagataaaaagaaaataaaaacacacacacacgttgtatAAACACTTGACTCAAATGTCAATTATTCAGTCAATTAGTAATCAATGATGATTAGTCTTGCACAcgtgaccagcagagggcgccactatTGCTTTATTCTTAGGTACTAGTTTTTTCTCATTGACAAGCTTTTTTTGGATTCcaagttatttgtgttttattatgaCGTCATTATTTAGCATGTGGGACATGAAACCTTTCCACGGAAGGGAGAGAGGGGGCTTTTCCCGGGTGGTCCGGTTCGGCGTGTAGGCTGCTCAGAATCGCAACTTGTCCCAACACGTTCTCACCACTTGCCTCCCGCCCACTGGTCTCACTTTCAGCGCTGCACTGTCACTAAAAGGCCACTGGggggcgacacacacacacacacacacacacacacacacacacacacacacacacacacacacacacacacacacacacgcacacacacacacttaaaacgGTTTAgtttactttatttttgttatatatttttttaataatatgtatttatatgcgaTATTCCGGCATATTTACATCTGTTCATCAATATGCACTGGCCCTAACAAATACACACCTACTTAATTgtattatagaatagaatagaatatgagGCTGAATAATGTTTGAAAGTACTGAAAAGatgtaataaaatatataattcaGTTTATTTaatggtgtgtgtgtttgtgtgttggagGGGATTCTCCGAAACCGCCCACGTGGATGCGCAGTTTCACTCACGCATGCAGCCAATGACGCGCAGTGCGGGGGGAATCCTCGACCAATCACAGGGCGGTGTGTCagcgcaagccacgcccacctgtAAGGGCGCGTATAAATGCAGAGATAGTTCCGAGAGACAGAACCACTTCTTCCTCCGCACCTTACTGGACCGTGTGGCTCCGTGGAAGACTTTAAGTGgatcttttttgtgtgtgtgtgcggggatTTCGTCAGTGACGTCACCATGACTCTGGAGGACGTCTCCGTCAGCAGCGACAAGTAAACTTacacttttcttcttcttcttcttattattattattattgttgcgtGCGTCATTCTCACCGCCTGTGCGCGTGCACGCGCAGGATGGAGCAGCTGGGGCGCGCGCTTGAGGAGGTCCTGGTGTCGGCCCGGCTGCGCGAGTCTCTCACCGTGGGCGTGTACGAGTCCGCCAAGCTCATGAACGCGTAAGTATAGCGCACGCATGACGCATCCACACCCGCGTGCACGCGCACAGTGGCTTGAACCCGCGCTGCCTGTTTCGCGCCACGCAGGGACCCAGACAGCGTGCGTCTGTGCGTGCTGGCGGCCGACGTGGAGGACGAGGATGACGTCGCTCTCCAGATCCACTTCACGCTGCTCCAGGCCTTCTGTCGCGACTATGACGTCAACATGGTGCGCTTGGCGGGGGTCACGCGCCTCGCGCAGCTGATCGACGACGACGACAGCGAGCCTCGCGACCTGCACTGCATCCTGGTCACGGTGCGTCATTGCGTCTGACGGCTGCGTGACGTCACCGTGCTGACGTGTGTTTTGTGTGCAGAGCCCACCCATGCAGCCGCTGGAGTGCCCCGCCCTCCGTGACGTCATCAGCTTTTGCGAGGATAGCCGCGGCAAAAACCAGTGGGTCCCCCGGGTCGACCTGATGGACCGCTGAACCGGGCCCCATCACACCGCCAAGAGGCGGGGCCAAACGATCCAGACCAAGAAAGAGGCGGAGCTCACGCTCGCCGTCCGCCAGGTTTTCGGAGGTCCGACAGCGATGCTTCGTGTCCTGCGTGGCGACTCGAGTGACGCCGGATGGACAGATCATGTGACTGACGTGTCGGGCGACTTGATGCTAAGCTAACAAGCTCACACAACAAGACACGCCTCCTTGGGGAGGGCGTGGCGACATGTTGGCGACAGTGTAGCGTACATGTAATGAGTTACACTGCTTTCAAGTAGTCGGATTACATTATtctaatgtaaaataaaatatagtGTTTACAATCTGCTGTGTCGGCGTCTATTCTTCATTTGTGCCATCAAGTTAGCATCAGTGTTAGCACATAGCAGACATGCCAACGCGTCATTATAGGCATGTTAGTATCAACGTTAGCAGCTACCCAGGTAAGTTAGCATGGTCTCTTAGCACTGACATGCCAACACCACAATAAGGCATACTAGTATCAACATTAGCAGTTAGCCAGGTAAGTTAGCATTACTGTTAGCACATAGCAGAAATGCCAACACCCATAAGGCATGTTAGTATCAACATTAGCAGCTAGCGAGGTAAGTTAGCATGGTCTCTTAGCACTGACATGCCAACACCACAATAAGGCATACTAGTATCAACATTAGCAGCTAGCGAGGTTAAGTTAGCATGGTCTCTTAGCACAGACATGCCAACACCACAATAAGGCATACTAGTATCAACATTAGCAGCTAACGAGGTAAGTTAGCATTGTCTTAACACAGACATGCCAACACACAATAAGACATACTAGTATCAACATTAGCAGCTAGCCAGGTAAGTTAGCATGGTCTCTTAGCACAGACATGCCAACACACAATAAGGCATACTAGTATCAACATTAGCAGCTAACGAGTTAAGTTAGCATTGTCTTAGCACAGACATGCCAACACCACAATAAGACATACTAGTATCAACATTAGCAGCTAACGAGGTAAGTTAGCATTGTCTTATCACAGACATGCCAACACACAATAAGGCATACTAGTATCAACATTAGCAGCTAACGAGGTAAGTTAGCATTGTCTTAGCACAGACATGCCAACACACAATAAGGCATACTAGTATCAACATTAGCAGCTAACGAGGTAAGTTAGCATTGTCTTAGCACAGACATGCCAACACACAATAAGGCACACTAGTATCAACATTAGCAGCTAGCCAGGTAAGTTAGCATTGTCTTAACACAGACATGCCAACACACAATAAGGCATACTAGTATCAACATTAGCAGCTAGCCAGGTAAATTAGCATTGTCTTAGCACAGACATGCCAACACACAATAAGGCATACTAGTATCAACATTAGCAGCTAGCCAGGTAAGTTAGCATGGTCTCTTAGCACTGACATGCCAACGCCACAGTAAGGCATACTAGTATCAACATTAGCAGCTAGCCAGGTAAGTTAGCATGGTCTCTTAGCACTGACATGCCAACACCACAATAAGGCATACTAGTATCAACATTAGCAGCTAGCCAGGTAAGTTAGCATGGTCTCTTAGCACAGACATGCCAACACCACAATAAGGCATACTAGCATCAACATTAGCAGTTAGCCAGGTAAGTTAGCATTACTGTTAGCACATAGCAGAAATGCCAACACCCCATAAGGCATGTTAGTATCAACATTAGCAGCTAGCGAGGTAAGTTAGCATGGTCTCTTAGCACAGACATGCCAACACCACAATAAGGCATACTAGTATCAACATTAGCAGCTAGCCAGGTAAGTTAGCATGGTCTCTTAGCACAGACATGCCAACACCACAATAAGGCATACTAGTATCAACATTAGCAGCTAACGAGGTAAGTTAGCATCAGTGTTAGCACATTGCAGAtatgtaaacatccagtgaagCAGGTTAGCAACTAGCtagacatgatgatgatgattctgAAGGGTAGAATCAAGTGTAAATAGTTGTATTAGACTCACACATCACCATGGCAACAGGCCCACAGCTGAGTAAGGAGCATGTGACAAGGGGGATCCTGCAGCTACTGACCATATAAGGACACGACAGAGAGGAGGAGGGAAACTCACGGGAAACCCCATGACTCTTTTGGACTACAACTCTCCGACGCCATAATAAGGTCACGGCGCTTCCTGACTTCTTGATGATGTCATCGCTTTACTGGCAGCTGATTGGAAGTGAAGCAGAAGATGGCACAAATGAAACAAACATTTAGCACATTTGGCAAAGTGTTATTGGTGGTTAGTTCTCGGGTAAAGGCCGTGCAAGGTTCAAGAGTCACGTACAATACACGCTCAAATAAAAATAGGCtcgattattgatattttttacacttttgaaTCAGTGTACTTTTCTAATGTAGACCAAACAGTTTAGAATGGTCACTATGCAGTGTgcactatgtaaaaaaaaatgtaatgttcaTTGTAGACTGTCCTTTCTAACTCAAGACTACAGTTTTTAGGCAAACAATGTAGTTATTAACGTAAATTATGACATctaaaatgtgaataatgctgtttttaACATACCAGTAGTTATAATATAATCTTTTTAACCTAGACTGTAGTGTCGTTTTTAAGTAAACAAAGTAATTATCAATGTAGACGATGATGtttaaaatgtaccgtatttttcggactataagtcgcagtttggcaaaataaagtttatcagtttgaacatcaaatatgttgtctttgtagcatattcaactgaat from Entelurus aequoreus isolate RoL-2023_Sb linkage group LG27, RoL_Eaeq_v1.1, whole genome shotgun sequence includes the following:
- the si:ch211-1a19.3 gene encoding uncharacterized protein si:ch211-1a19.3; translated protein: MATSSKSSGSCTKVALALLALWSVVSLVVIVVWSTSPDLKGSARCRQELQENTEKLEGAKVVWGKNKEALEEQLEEARRQQKLQEVRVAALLGRLDAANATLEACRGQKAVLLANISMLQEEAEHLMQAQVNLTVQLQHQEELAEALQHNLTQADHRTEACVSLKQAADSLVTAAQAQTRACESNQQYLHKQLLKCKEAESKAPAPPQTQKDPVNSNAMSLAAMPAVTLLAFCARLLMT
- the LOC133644731 gene encoding growth arrest and DNA damage-inducible protein GADD45 beta-like, with protein sequence MTLEDVSVSSDKMEQLGRALEEVLVSARLRESLTVGVYESAKLMNADPDSVRLCVLAADVEDEDDVALQIHFTLLQAFCRDYDVNMVRLAGVTRLAQLIDDDDSEPRDLHCILVTSPPMQPLECPALRDVISFCEDSRGKNQWVPRVDLMDR